The Panicum hallii strain FIL2 chromosome 5, PHallii_v3.1, whole genome shotgun sequence genome contains the following window.
TCCCCGCCACCATCCATCGCGTGTGCGCAGCTGATGCTGACCTTCCGCCGGGCCACGCCGACCTCTCCCTcgcgctcgccgcgccgccagcCATCAGCATCCTCACCGTCCCCCCGCGCGTCTCCCCCGACACCGTCTCCAGTCGGAACTACCCGTCCgtgctcgccgtcgacccctcaggcctcctcctcctccacgccaCCCAGGGAGAGCGCACCGGCCCCATCCTGCGCCGGGACCGGTTGTCGAGTAACAACTTCGTCTGCTACAGGCGCCACTTCGTGCACGCCTACTTCCTCTGCGACGCGCGCTCCGCCAACGCCTACCGCCTTCCCGATCCCGACGACAACCGCATCCTGGACGCTGGCAACCTGGGCCTCCTGACCAGAGACGGCGGCCGCACATACCTGCTCGCTGAGCTCCAGCCGGTACGTAGTTGGCTCCGGCATCGCGATCCTGCTGTGCTATTCTTCCGAGACACGGCGGTGGGTCAGCAAAGCTCTGGATTACCCGCTCCGAGTGGTCCGACCTTGGGCCAGTCACGACGTCTTCTCTCTCGGCGAGCGCCTGTGGTGGTGCGACGTCTCGTGGGGGCTCCTCACGTGCCTTCCCTTCGAGGAAGAGCCGGTGTGCTCGAGTTCGTGCAACTCCCGGTCGGTGATAGGCTATCTTTCCAGTGCACCGGTTAGGAACTCCAGGGCTACGGTTGCTTCGCCGTCAGAAATGGAGCCGTGCGATTCGTGAAGATTGGTGTTCCTAATAGGCCCGAGGTGACCGTCGAGCGGGTGAAGAAGATGGTGCGGCGTCATGGTCAGGGAAATGACCCGTGGATCACCATGTACACGCTGTGCTCTGACGAGAGGTCTGGATCGTGGTCGTGGAGGATCGAACACGAGGTCTCCTTCAAGGACATTTGGTGCCACCAGACGTACGAGGCTAGTGGTCTGCCCAAGAAGTGCCCCAAGCTCGCCTGCGTCGACCCCTTTGATCCCGACAACGTCTACTTCTTCCTCCAAGGTTTCATCTTAAGCCTCGACCTGAGCTCCTGGAGCCTCCAGAAGCACGCTAGGTTCAATGTGAAGAAGCCTACACGGAAGCATATGTCTTCACGGTTTGTGCTCGCTTGTGAGCTACCAGTTGCTCCCTCCTAGGATAAGGTATATATATACTGCCCCTGTCTACATCATCTGAAACATGTTTCGTGTCTTAGTtgagacaaaaaaaaaactctacTTTGTTTGGTGTGGACTAATTTAAAACATGCTGCTTGGTGTCTTAGTGAAGTAGAGACAAAAATCCCTACTTTGTTTGGCTGTGGACTAATCTGAAACATGCTTTAGATTATGCACAAGAATCATTTGAATGGAAACCGTCTTAGGGATGTCTGGCTACATTCATTTTTCATGTGTTGAAGCTGTGCACAGAACTTCCTTCTATCCGTCTGTTGATACATTCAGGAACTGGGTGGAGTTGTCTTGGAAACCTTGAGCAATCGTGCCTGGTTGCTCCCTTGGTGCACCAGACGAAATGCTTTTTTTTCGAGCAAACCTTTAAAACAACTCATAATGTTCTTCCGTCGTTAAAAAGGAATCACTGTTATTTTCGTTTCCATTCAAATATGAGTGAAATTTTAATGCTATTCTTGGCAAGCTATATGTTCCACACGTATTTATCCTGCATTTCAGCATCACCATGCGTGCATCTTTATTTGCAAAGATCATATCATCGTAGCTGGCTTTGAAAACAATCCAGTGCAATTTCAGCTGGAATCATGTTGGTTTTATCAAGAGTAATTGGAGTGGGATTTTAACATTATTGCAGTTCATGTTGCTGTGCTTCAGTAGGAACTGTAAGCAATTAGGATCGGCTAATGCGTTAATTAGATTAGGATATGCTCTGTTTGATGGCTTAATCAAACGATAGAGATGATTAGAGggacagagagaggaggggataTCACGGAGTATACCTTCGTGACCTAAGCCGGGAGCTGACGCAGAGGTGGCCGCCATGGTGGTGTAGTGCGGGGCTCGGGGTGGACCGGCCGTAGGCGTACGTGCTTGCAGTGCCGCGGGCGATGGCCGGAGGCGTTGGCGCAGGGGCGTCGACGGTGATGCCGGAGGCGCTTCCCGCCGCTTACCGCGCTTGACTTAGATCGGTTAGGTCAACTGtgggtggggcggcggcggcgcgtcgaaCCTCGTGATgcgagccgctggcccccacccccCTTTTATAttgcgcggcgcgacggggggcccaccagctagatCGTGCTGgtacgcccccgatcagggcgcgtgagAGGGAAGGCCCTCTCGGATCCGTTGGGATCCGAGGGGTTTTAGGAGATCAAACCaacagtctcccccttgatctcactCTGTGTTTTTCTTTCCTTTACTTTTCTCGCTTCTTCATGGATTTGTACATAGAGCATGCTTTATCGTCACGGCCAATCGCCGATAGATTCAACAGCTACAATATACTCCTCTATTCAGAAAACGATTCTTTAACCTTTTTGGGCCCTTGTAGTCcgaagatcacaggctatcccttagccccatgccagctacgtgttccttgaacacgttgggtggtaagcctttcgttagcggatccgcaagcattttcACTGTGCTTATGTGTTCAAGATTTATTatctgatctcggactttatctttcacaatATAGTACTTTATGtctatgtgtttggcagcaccacttgtcttgttgttgtgagcgtacattactgcgggctcgttatcgcagtacaactgtaatggtttagatatattatcaaccattctcagaccgggtacgaatttctttagccagttcacctgtcctgtagcctcataacacgcaacaaactcggcatacattgtggacgatgtagtgacggtttgtttgcaacttttccacgatattgctcccccggcTAGGGTGAATACAtatcctgacgtggattttctgtcatctcctgcgtaatcggaatctgagtatcctacgatacgcagagattctgttCTCCTGTACGTTAACATGAGGCCttttgttccttgcaaatagcgcagaactttctttaccaatttccagtgttctggtcctggattactttggaatctgccaagcaacccggtaacataagctatgtcagggcgtgtgcacacttgtgcatactgtaagcttcccacagcggaagcatatggtaccatttTCATTTGCTCAATCTCATATTGAGTCTTGGGGcattgaaattccccatatctgtcgcccttgactataggtgcaggtgaggcactgcatttgTGCATATTAAATTTCTTCAGgaccttttctatatatgtcttttgagacagtcctaataccccttttaatctgtctcgatgaatctcgattcctagaACAAAACTTGCTTCACCGAGGTCTTTCATCTCGAAATGCGAGGATAAAAACTTTTTCGTCTCTAGTAGCAGATTGACATCGCTACTTGCCAGTAGAATATCATCCACGTACAAGATTAGAAAGATGTACTTtccattcttgaactttgcgtaaacgcaattatcctcgacattttctttaaacccgaattcttttattgtcttatcaaacttcaagtaccactgtcttgaagcttgctttagcccataaatcgattttcttagacggcatcccaatttttctttgccttccacgacaaaacctttcggctgtgccatgtagacggtttcatctagGTCCCCGTTAaggaatgctgtcttcacatccatctgatgtaattctagatcGTAATGAGCTACGAGAGCCATTACAATTCTGAAGGAATCTTTACAAGAGACTGGGGAAAAAGTCTCGttgtaatcaattccttctctttgtgtgtatccttttgccacgagtcgtgctttaaatttatctatattcccttgggagtcatatttggttttgtagacccatttgcagcctactgttttggctcctttaggaatttcctctaggtcccacactttgttggtactcatcgattctATTTCGTCTTCCATAGCGTCAAGCCATTTCGACGAATGTTCACTtttcatggcttcttcaaatgaagtgggatcatcctccatttgggtctcttcgctattatagacttcatagtcaTTAGAAATAGCGCGCTTCCTTATTCTTTGAGGTCTCCCGTGAGcctgagcctgcggtgcctcatctatttggggctgCTGGGGCTCCTCTTCTTGTGCGGCAACTGGCTCGACAGGAGCCTGAGGAATGGGTTCCTCTTCCTCATTCATCGTCACCACAGGAGGAGTCATTACAGGTATCGGCATCGCAGTGACTTGCACTGGCGGTGCAGATACAACGGGCAGCGAGAAAAAAGATTCCTGAATCACGGGATTGGGTGTATACGCCctcttctcctcaagatcaatttttcttgctgtgccgctcccccggatcatttgatcCTCAAGAAAAACTGCATGCCTCGTTTCTACGAGTTTCGTCGATCTGT
Protein-coding sequences here:
- the LOC112894796 gene encoding uncharacterized protein LOC112894796 codes for the protein MVRRHGQGNDPWITMYTLCSDERSGSWSWRIEHEVSFKDIWCHQTYEASGLPKKCPKLACVDPFDPDNVYFFLQGFILSLDLSSWSLQKHARFNVKKPTRKHMSSRFVLACELPVAPS